The Lactuca sativa cultivar Salinas chromosome 2, Lsat_Salinas_v11, whole genome shotgun sequence genome includes a window with the following:
- the LOC111908244 gene encoding BES1/BZR1 homolog protein 2: MTGGGSSGRLPSWKERENNKRRERRRRAIAAKIYAGLRSQGNYRLPKHCDNNEVLKALCAEAGWVVEEDGTTYPKGCKPSPNEMAVMSTNISTCSSIQPSPMSSSFPSPAPSYHASPTSSSFPSPSRHENPPPPHHSSYILPYLCNLSSLPPLRISNSAPVTPPLSSPTSRGTKRKPDWEMLSTTALQSFRHPLFAASAPTSPTRRHRVPPATIPECDESDASTVDSGRWVSFQTMAASVAPPSPTFNLVKTSSQQPFFQNGMVVQNGNGCEFEFESSTLKAWEGERIHEVGSDDLELTLGSGKGVI; encoded by the exons ATGACCGGCGGCGGTTCTTCTGGACGGCTCCCGTCGTGGAAGGAGAGAGAGAACAACAAGAGACGAGAGAGGAGAAGAAGAGCCATCGCCGCAAAGATCTACGCCGGACTTCGATCTCAGGGGAACTATCGTCTTCCCAAACACTGTGACAATAACGAGGTCTTGAAAGCACTCTGCGCTGAAGCTGGTTGGGTCGTTGAAGAAGACGGCACCACTTATCCCAAG GGATGTAAGCCATCTCCAAATGAAATGGCAGTGATGTCAACAAACATAAGCACATGTTCATCAATCCAACCAAGCCCAATGTCATCATCATTCCCAAGTCCTGCACCATCATACCATGCTAGCCCCACATCATCATCATTCCCAAGCCCATCTCGCCATGAAAACCCACCACCACCTCACCATTCATCCTACATTCTCCCTTACCTCTGCAACTTATCCTCCCTCCCCCCTCTCAGAATTTCCAATAGTGCCCCTGTCACCCCACCTCTCTCCTCCCCAACATCCCGTGGAACAAAGCGAAAACCCGACTGGGAAATGCTATCCACAACCGCATTACAGTCATTCCGCCACCCTCTCTTTGCCGCCTCTGCTCCGACCAGCCCCACCCGCCGCCACCGCGTTCCTCCGGCGACCATCCCGGAATGTGACGAATCGGATGCTTCCACGGTGGATTCCGGCAGGTGGGTGAGCTTTCAGACCATGGCGGCATCGGTGGCACCACCTTCACCGACTTTCAACCTTGTGAAAACTTCAAGTCAACAACCGTTTTTCCAAAATGGAATGGTGGTGCAGAATGGTAATGGGTGTGAGTTTGAGTTTGAGAGTAGTACTTTGAAGGCGTGGGAAGGTGAGAGGATTCATGAAGTTGGATCAGATGATTTGGAGCTTACACTTGGAAGTGGGAAAGGTGTGATTTGA